One window of Mauremys mutica isolate MM-2020 ecotype Southern chromosome 6, ASM2049712v1, whole genome shotgun sequence genomic DNA carries:
- the TNFAIP8 gene encoding tumor necrosis factor alpha-induced protein 8 isoform X4, with amino-acid sequence MVSKSIATTLIDDTSSDVLDELYRVTREFTQNKKEAEKIIKNLIKTVIKLAILYRNNQFNQEEIALMEKFKKKVHQLAKTVVSFHQVDYTFDRIFLSKLLNDCREILHQIIQRHLTAKSHGRVNNVFDHFSDCEFLAALYNPFGPYKPHLQKLCDGVNKMLDEGNI; translated from the coding sequence ATGGTATCCAAATCAATAGCGACTACCTTGATAGACGACACCAGCAGTGATGTTTTAGATGAGCTCTACAGAGTGACAAGAGAATTCACtcaaaacaagaaagaagcaGAAAAGATCATTAAAAATCTCATCAAAACCGTCATCAAATTGGCAATCCTTTACAGGAATAACCAGTTTAATCAGGAAGAAATAGCACTGATGGAGAAGTTTAAGAAGAAGGTTCATCAGCTGGCTAAAACCGTGGTCAGTTTCCATCAGGTGGATTATACCTTTGACAGGATTTTTTTGTCCAAATTGTTGAATGATTGTAGAGAGATACTTCATCAAATCATCCAACGCCACCTAACTGCAAAATCACATGGACGTGTCAACAACGTGTTTGATCATTTCTCTGATTGTGAATTTTTGGCTGCCTTATACAATCCCTTCGGACCTTATAAGCCCCACTTGCAGAAACTCTGTGATGGTGTCAACAAAATGCTAGATGAGGGAAACATATAA
- the TNFAIP8 gene encoding tumor necrosis factor alpha-induced protein 8 isoform X3 — MSSEADESKEVATDIFNSKNLAIQAQKKILGKMVSKSIATTLIDDTSSDVLDELYRVTREFTQNKKEAEKIIKNLIKTVIKLAILYRNNQFNQEEIALMEKFKKKVHQLAKTVVSFHQVDYTFDRIFLSKLLNDCREILHQIIQRHLTAKSHGRVNNVFDHFSDCEFLAALYNPFGPYKPHLQKLCDGVNKMLDEGNI, encoded by the exons ATGAGCTCAGAAGCTGATGAATCCAAGGAAG TGGCCACGGATATCTTCAATTCCAAAAACTTGGCCATTCAGGCCCAGAAGAAAATCCTTGGCAAAATGGTATCCAAATCAATAGCGACTACCTTGATAGACGACACCAGCAGTGATGTTTTAGATGAGCTCTACAGAGTGACAAGAGAATTCACtcaaaacaagaaagaagcaGAAAAGATCATTAAAAATCTCATCAAAACCGTCATCAAATTGGCAATCCTTTACAGGAATAACCAGTTTAATCAGGAAGAAATAGCACTGATGGAGAAGTTTAAGAAGAAGGTTCATCAGCTGGCTAAAACCGTGGTCAGTTTCCATCAGGTGGATTATACCTTTGACAGGATTTTTTTGTCCAAATTGTTGAATGATTGTAGAGAGATACTTCATCAAATCATCCAACGCCACCTAACTGCAAAATCACATGGACGTGTCAACAACGTGTTTGATCATTTCTCTGATTGTGAATTTTTGGCTGCCTTATACAATCCCTTCGGACCTTATAAGCCCCACTTGCAGAAACTCTGTGATGGTGTCAACAAAATGCTAGATGAGGGAAACATATAA